In the Haloferula helveola genome, one interval contains:
- a CDS encoding hydroxypyruvate isomerase family protein — translation MTRSRRQFLSGAALSAGSLFLGAGRAAGAPAKIDTPFKHSVMGWCFNGRDIPPKQLAEWCVKLGIHGIEGIPRESYKEVMELGLEISLVGSHGFAQGPCDPKHTDMVIEKLTDAIEVASDVGAKRVITFTGMRFDGMDDETAAGLCVETWKKVLPLAEKKGITICLEHLNSRASEGKMTGHPGYFGDDVDFCVDLIKRVGSEHFKLLFDIYHVQIMNGDVIRRIREYKDYIGHYHTAGNPGRGEIDASQEINYPPIIREIVKTGFSGFVAQEFIPTWDDPFQSLKHGVETCTVKG, via the coding sequence ATGACCCGATCGCGACGACAATTCCTCTCCGGAGCCGCCCTGTCGGCCGGAAGCCTGTTCCTCGGAGCGGGACGGGCGGCCGGTGCTCCCGCGAAGATCGATACTCCCTTCAAACACTCGGTGATGGGATGGTGCTTCAATGGCCGGGACATCCCGCCGAAACAACTGGCCGAATGGTGTGTGAAACTCGGCATCCATGGAATAGAGGGCATTCCTCGCGAGTCCTACAAGGAGGTCATGGAGCTCGGCCTCGAGATCTCGCTGGTCGGAAGTCACGGGTTCGCCCAGGGGCCCTGCGATCCGAAGCACACCGACATGGTGATCGAGAAGCTGACCGACGCAATCGAGGTCGCGTCCGACGTCGGGGCCAAGCGGGTGATCACCTTTACCGGGATGCGCTTCGACGGGATGGACGACGAAACCGCCGCCGGCCTCTGCGTGGAAACGTGGAAGAAGGTGCTCCCGCTAGCGGAGAAGAAGGGCATCACGATCTGCCTCGAGCATCTCAACTCCCGCGCCTCGGAGGGGAAAATGACCGGCCACCCGGGCTACTTCGGGGATGATGTCGATTTCTGCGTCGACCTCATCAAGCGCGTCGGGTCGGAGCACTTCAAGCTCCTGTTCGACATCTACCACGTCCAGATCATGAATGGCGATGTGATCCGCAGGATCCGCGAATACAAGGACTACATCGGCCACTACCACACCGCCGGAAACCCCGGCCGCGGCGAGATCGACGCCAGCCAGGAGATCAACTACCCGCCAATCATCCGGGAGATCGTGAAGACCGGCTTCTCCGGCTTCGTCGCGCAGGAGTTCATCCCGACTTGGGACGACCCTTTCCAGTCGCTGAAACACGGAGTGGAAACCTGCACGGTGAAAGGTTGA
- a CDS encoding HAD family hydrolase, giving the protein MNPADIKNIFWDVDGVLADLNHAYFHFLTGHPNYRDRYAGLKWEQLPEVLPIVPEYGALELKTHPELGKEMDRDFCADQDFFRNRPLYPKVIETLKRLNARGYRQFTMSATFDVAAKTAYLNDILAPVTDFLVIECVRHGEFMHDTAKVDRLRECYEKYALDPGETMLVDDRIYNQHAAIDSGAHPVRLRCEFTTDLPDELAWIPEFGDVEAVADWLLGEDR; this is encoded by the coding sequence ATGAATCCCGCAGACATTAAAAACATCTTCTGGGACGTCGACGGAGTCCTGGCGGACCTGAACCATGCCTACTTCCATTTCCTGACCGGGCATCCGAACTACCGGGATCGCTACGCCGGGTTGAAATGGGAGCAGTTGCCGGAGGTCCTGCCGATCGTGCCGGAGTATGGCGCGCTCGAGTTGAAGACACATCCGGAACTCGGGAAGGAAATGGACCGCGACTTCTGTGCGGATCAGGACTTTTTCCGGAACCGGCCGCTCTACCCGAAGGTGATCGAGACCTTGAAGCGGTTGAACGCCCGAGGCTACCGGCAGTTCACGATGTCGGCGACCTTCGATGTCGCGGCGAAGACCGCCTACCTCAATGACATCCTCGCGCCGGTGACCGACTTCCTGGTCATTGAATGTGTGCGGCACGGCGAGTTCATGCACGACACGGCGAAGGTCGACCGCCTGAGGGAGTGCTATGAGAAGTATGCCCTCGACCCGGGCGAGACGATGCTGGTCGATGACCGCATATACAACCAGCATGCGGCGATCGACTCGGGCGCCCATCCCGTGCGGTTGCGGTGCGAGTTCACCACCGATCTTCCCGATGAACTCGCCTGGATCCCCGAGTTCGGGGACGTCGAAGCCGTCGCCGACTGGCTGTTGGGGGAGGACCGGTGA
- the gatB gene encoding Asp-tRNA(Asn)/Glu-tRNA(Gln) amidotransferase subunit GatB, with the protein MSFLVTIGLEVHCQVKTNTKMFCSCETSFAEEPNTRTCPVCLGLPGALPVLNRHAIEKTLLAGLLLDCGSPEISKWDRKNYFYPDMPKNYQTTQMDLPLCIGGEVPVYDFNYPTDVRKNIARPGFKVRLNRIHLEEDVAKSTHLGTSSIIDYNRAGTPLMEIVTEPDIESSAEAFSFLRSLQMILQQGGVSDADMEKGQLRCDVNISIRREENDPYGNRIELKNLNSISAVRRAIDYEIERQWEDLQRGIEQIQSTRRWDDDRGESQLLRTKEDAHDYRYFPCPDLLPIHTEPLLEKVRPLVTERPHERAERYENEFEITAYDASVLASDVPLASYFEELAANPKVPGKKAANFLLNVLLGLLNERSVAISDAPVSATKTGQLLELVESGQLALNQAKEVLLVLLESPDKEPAAVAKEMGFEPADAGELETFCDQAIEANPKQVGEIKAGNEKLVNFLTGQVMKLSKGKANPKQVTEILRSKLL; encoded by the coding sequence ATGTCTTTCCTCGTCACCATCGGCCTCGAAGTCCACTGCCAGGTCAAAACGAACACCAAGATGTTCTGCTCCTGCGAAACCTCCTTCGCCGAGGAACCCAACACCCGCACCTGCCCGGTCTGCCTTGGCTTGCCCGGCGCCCTGCCGGTGCTCAACCGCCACGCGATCGAAAAGACCCTGCTCGCCGGACTCCTGCTCGACTGCGGTTCGCCCGAGATCTCGAAGTGGGATCGGAAGAACTACTTCTACCCGGACATGCCGAAGAACTACCAGACGACGCAGATGGACCTGCCGCTCTGCATCGGCGGCGAGGTTCCGGTCTACGACTTCAACTACCCCACCGACGTCCGCAAGAACATCGCCCGCCCTGGATTCAAGGTCCGACTCAACCGCATCCACCTTGAAGAGGACGTCGCCAAGTCTACCCACCTCGGCACTTCGTCGATCATCGACTACAACCGCGCCGGCACGCCGCTGATGGAGATCGTGACCGAGCCGGACATCGAGTCGTCCGCCGAGGCGTTCTCCTTCCTGCGCTCGTTGCAGATGATCCTCCAGCAGGGCGGCGTCTCCGATGCCGACATGGAAAAGGGACAGCTCCGTTGCGACGTGAACATCTCGATCCGCCGCGAGGAGAACGATCCCTACGGCAACCGGATCGAGCTCAAGAACCTCAACTCGATTTCCGCCGTACGCCGCGCGATTGACTACGAAATCGAGCGGCAATGGGAGGATCTCCAGCGAGGCATCGAGCAGATCCAATCGACCCGCCGCTGGGACGACGACCGCGGTGAGTCGCAACTCCTCCGCACCAAGGAGGACGCCCACGACTACCGCTACTTCCCCTGCCCCGATCTCCTGCCCATCCACACCGAGCCTCTGTTGGAGAAGGTCCGCCCTCTGGTGACCGAAAGACCACACGAACGGGCGGAGCGCTACGAGAACGAGTTCGAGATCACCGCCTACGATGCCTCCGTGCTCGCTTCCGATGTACCACTGGCATCGTACTTCGAGGAACTGGCGGCCAATCCGAAGGTCCCCGGCAAGAAAGCGGCCAACTTCCTGCTCAACGTCCTGCTCGGACTGCTCAACGAACGCTCCGTCGCGATTTCCGACGCGCCCGTTTCGGCGACCAAGACCGGCCAACTGCTGGAACTCGTCGAGTCGGGCCAACTCGCTCTCAACCAGGCCAAGGAGGTGCTTCTCGTCCTGCTCGAATCTCCAGACAAGGAACCTGCCGCCGTTGCCAAGGAGATGGGCTTCGAGCCTGCCGACGCCGGCGAACTCGAGACCTTCTGCGATCAGGCGATCGAGGCGAACCCGAAGCAGGTCGGTGAGATCAAGGCGGGCAACGAGAAGCTGGTCAACTTCCTCACCGGCCAGGTGATGAAGCTCTCCAAGGGCAAGGCAAATCCCAAGCAGGTCACCGAGATCCTCCGCTCCAAGTTACTCTGA
- the aroC gene encoding chorismate synthase — MSSSFGHAFRLHTFGESHGGAVGVIIDGCPPRIPLTEKEIQHELDRRRPGQSDIVTPRKESDTCRILSGVQDGQTLGTPIAITVENEDQRPGAYEEMAVKYRPSHADYTYDAKYGIRALSGGGRASARETIGRVAAAAVAKQVLAALAPGIEILSWVKSIHDLEADVDPATVTSEMIESNIVRTGDPVAAEKMIERIKEVRADGNSIGGVVECVVRGVPPGLGEPVFDKLEAELAKAMMSLPATKGFEIGSGFAGTRMTGREHNDPFRMVDGKVRTTSNRSGGIQGGISNGEPIVFRVGFKPTATIMTEQDTVTNDGQDTQLKGRGRHDACVLPRAVPMVDAMAALVICDHLLRQRGQCGL; from the coding sequence ATGTCATCCAGTTTCGGCCACGCCTTCCGCCTTCACACCTTCGGCGAATCCCACGGGGGAGCCGTCGGCGTGATCATCGACGGCTGCCCGCCCCGCATTCCCCTGACCGAAAAGGAAATCCAGCACGAGCTCGACCGCCGGCGCCCCGGGCAGTCGGACATCGTCACCCCGCGCAAGGAATCGGACACCTGCCGGATCCTCTCCGGCGTCCAGGACGGGCAAACGCTCGGCACCCCGATCGCGATCACGGTTGAGAACGAAGACCAGCGCCCCGGTGCCTACGAGGAAATGGCGGTCAAATACCGCCCGTCGCATGCCGACTACACCTACGACGCCAAGTATGGCATCCGCGCGCTTTCGGGCGGTGGACGCGCTTCGGCCCGCGAAACGATCGGTCGCGTGGCCGCCGCGGCCGTCGCCAAGCAGGTGCTCGCGGCGCTGGCTCCGGGGATCGAGATCCTTTCCTGGGTGAAGTCGATCCACGACCTCGAGGCCGACGTCGATCCCGCGACCGTCACTTCCGAAATGATCGAGAGCAACATCGTCCGCACCGGCGACCCCGTCGCGGCCGAGAAGATGATCGAGCGAATCAAGGAGGTGCGCGCCGACGGCAACTCGATCGGCGGCGTGGTCGAATGCGTCGTTCGAGGCGTCCCACCGGGACTCGGCGAACCGGTCTTCGATAAGCTCGAGGCCGAACTGGCCAAGGCGATGATGTCCTTGCCTGCGACCAAGGGCTTCGAAATCGGTTCGGGCTTCGCCGGCACCCGCATGACCGGCCGGGAGCACAACGATCCGTTCCGCATGGTCGACGGCAAGGTTCGCACAACCTCGAACCGTTCCGGTGGCATCCAAGGCGGCATTTCGAACGGCGAGCCGATCGTCTTCCGGGTCGGGTTCAAACCGACCGCCACCATCATGACCGAGCAGGACACCGTGACCAACGACGGTCAGGACACCCAGCTCAAGGGCCGCGGCCGTCACGATGCCTGCGTGCTTCCGCGGGCGGTGCCGATGGTTGACGCGATGGCGGCGCTCGTCATTTGCGACCACCTCCTCCGCCAACGCGGCCAGTGCGGTCTGTAA
- a CDS encoding metallophosphoesterase family protein, protein MFHPFRVLSFLSLTLSLDASVHGPFVQWSTAPESEASVRWVETSGGSGSWTLGKSGFGYGDADDATVIREMEGRFAEVYVRRKIAVPGDLPEKAELVLLARYDDAFTLAIDGREAVRKNVRVVDGREQVIQKHEANKWEEISLGKVEAGERIFSAVGFNDGLQSSDFTLDLKVVARWDGGEREIVGEGAEWEYLAGAKPTAGWRRQVGVEKKEDSDELPELRVRVKGETDWKLVEVERVPFAKSAHTVASAELTGLPSGTDIELRLGDRDVVFRTAPSKAETLRFVTGGDMFHSRGLLDAMNARAGAEDPMFALLGGDLAYTNNQNVGRWFEWIDSWVENARTPDGRQVPMVVAIGNHEITGAGYRPNDAPGPEAADEFFSLFRMQEAGEARQAIDFEAGLSLVLLDSGHAATLASQTDWLEARLKEREKVKHLFVCYHRPAWGCGTKEDAVGIQKLWCPLFEKYQVDAVFENDHHVHSRSAPMFDGKVDTERGVPYLGAGAWGTKVRSIPANLKKVRPWMESAYAKNHLYAVTLEEEGWMAVAKEADGEVFDRVERRWRR, encoded by the coding sequence ATGTTTCACCCGTTCCGCGTGCTTTCTTTCCTGTCTCTGACGCTATCGCTCGACGCCTCGGTGCACGGCCCCTTCGTCCAATGGTCGACCGCCCCGGAGAGCGAGGCGTCGGTCCGCTGGGTCGAGACATCCGGCGGATCGGGGAGCTGGACGCTCGGGAAGAGCGGCTTCGGCTATGGCGATGCCGACGACGCCACCGTGATTCGGGAAATGGAGGGCCGGTTCGCCGAGGTCTACGTCCGGCGGAAGATCGCGGTGCCCGGGGATCTTCCGGAGAAGGCGGAACTGGTGCTCCTCGCGCGCTACGACGATGCCTTCACGCTGGCCATCGACGGTCGCGAAGCGGTGCGGAAGAACGTCCGGGTGGTCGATGGTCGCGAGCAGGTCATCCAAAAGCACGAGGCGAACAAGTGGGAAGAGATCTCCTTGGGTAAAGTTGAAGCCGGAGAGCGCATCTTCTCGGCGGTCGGGTTCAATGATGGCCTCCAGAGTTCCGACTTCACCCTCGACCTGAAGGTCGTCGCACGCTGGGACGGCGGAGAGCGCGAGATCGTTGGTGAAGGCGCCGAGTGGGAGTATCTCGCCGGAGCGAAGCCAACCGCCGGTTGGCGCCGTCAGGTCGGAGTGGAGAAGAAGGAAGACTCCGACGAGTTGCCGGAACTCCGGGTTCGCGTCAAAGGCGAGACGGACTGGAAGCTTGTGGAAGTCGAGCGGGTGCCCTTCGCAAAGTCGGCGCATACCGTGGCAAGTGCGGAGCTGACGGGACTCCCATCCGGAACCGACATCGAACTCCGCCTGGGCGATCGCGATGTTGTTTTCCGGACCGCACCTTCGAAGGCCGAGACGCTCCGATTTGTCACCGGTGGCGACATGTTTCACTCGCGGGGACTGCTCGACGCGATGAACGCGCGTGCTGGTGCTGAAGATCCGATGTTCGCTCTGCTCGGAGGTGACCTCGCCTACACCAACAACCAGAATGTCGGCCGCTGGTTCGAGTGGATCGACTCGTGGGTCGAAAACGCCCGCACTCCTGACGGTCGCCAGGTGCCGATGGTGGTGGCCATCGGCAATCACGAGATCACCGGTGCCGGATACCGCCCGAATGATGCTCCCGGTCCCGAGGCGGCCGACGAGTTCTTCAGCCTGTTCCGGATGCAGGAAGCGGGCGAGGCGCGTCAGGCCATCGACTTCGAGGCAGGGCTCTCACTGGTGCTTCTCGACTCCGGTCATGCCGCGACGCTTGCGAGCCAGACGGACTGGCTGGAGGCGCGCCTGAAGGAGCGGGAGAAAGTGAAGCATCTCTTCGTCTGCTACCACCGGCCGGCCTGGGGTTGCGGAACGAAGGAGGACGCGGTCGGCATTCAGAAGCTGTGGTGCCCGCTGTTCGAGAAGTATCAGGTCGATGCGGTGTTCGAGAATGACCACCACGTGCACTCCCGATCGGCGCCGATGTTCGACGGCAAGGTGGATACGGAAAGAGGGGTTCCCTATCTCGGGGCAGGGGCATGGGGGACCAAGGTCCGGTCGATCCCGGCAAATCTGAAGAAGGTGCGGCCGTGGATGGAATCGGCTTACGCGAAGAACCATCTCTATGCCGTGACGCTCGAGGAGGAGGGCTGGATGGCCGTGGCGAAGGAGGCCGACGGCGAGGTGTTCGACCGCGTCGAGCGGCGATGGAGGCGTTGA
- a CDS encoding glycosyltransferase: MRIDIVTDTFAPDVNGVAMTLGRLSDGLRKRGHIVHIIRTGGDRKAGETLAASITLPGYKEVRIGLPGPFKLRKRWLKRRPDAIYVATESPLGISAIKAANVLGIPVIAGFHTNFHEYMEQYRLGGLQPAAMSYLRKVHSRAEVTMAPTPDVVEMLEREGFRNVALLGRGVDTELFNPGRRCASLRAEWGVREGTPVAIIVGRVAAEKNLALAMECFRRMREKVPDMRFVCVGDGPIREALKSRNPFVHFAGVQTGEDLARHYASADILLFPSETETFGNVLLEGMASGLVTVSYDYAASGKYVAHGINGLKAPKGNSTEYAELANDALRRLQGEMREQARASVAPLGWGRVIDVFESKLNEVSDAAGRGPSSHQLKKKCEPRSYRTIFLSDIHLGTSDSKVHEVTDFLKHTTCEKLVLNGDIIDGWALRRGSKWKKRHSRFVRKVLKKMEREDTEIIYCRGNHDDILDRFLPLAFGRIRFVKEHIHESADNRRYLVVHGDGFDSVSTNHKWLAWLGAMGYDSLLVINRLYNRFRAWRGKEYFSLSKKVKAKVKSAVSFVDNYEHQLQEFARKRKCDGIICGHIHTPEDKLVNDIRYLNSGDWVESLTAIVEHHDGRMELIQYDNFIEELAKEFRCLEPVRRSKSETPVDLPA; encoded by the coding sequence ATGCGAATCGACATCGTCACGGACACTTTCGCGCCCGACGTCAACGGCGTCGCCATGACCTTGGGTCGGCTATCGGACGGTCTGCGCAAGCGCGGACACATCGTTCACATCATCCGCACCGGTGGAGATCGGAAAGCGGGCGAGACCTTGGCGGCGTCGATCACTCTGCCGGGCTATAAGGAAGTCCGGATCGGTCTTCCCGGACCGTTCAAGTTGAGGAAGCGCTGGCTGAAGCGCCGGCCCGATGCGATCTACGTCGCCACCGAGAGTCCGCTGGGTATCTCGGCGATCAAGGCTGCCAACGTTCTCGGGATCCCGGTGATCGCTGGGTTCCACACGAATTTCCACGAGTACATGGAGCAGTACCGCCTCGGCGGTCTCCAGCCGGCGGCGATGTCCTACCTGCGGAAAGTTCACAGTCGCGCGGAAGTGACGATGGCTCCGACCCCCGACGTCGTCGAGATGCTCGAGCGGGAAGGTTTCCGGAACGTCGCGCTGCTTGGCCGCGGCGTCGATACCGAGCTGTTCAATCCCGGCCGCCGCTGTGCTTCGCTGCGCGCCGAGTGGGGCGTCCGCGAAGGTACGCCGGTCGCGATCATCGTTGGCCGTGTGGCGGCGGAAAAGAACCTGGCGCTGGCGATGGAGTGCTTCCGGAGGATGCGGGAGAAGGTGCCGGACATGAGGTTCGTCTGCGTCGGCGACGGGCCGATCCGCGAGGCGCTGAAGAGCAGGAATCCCTTTGTCCATTTTGCCGGCGTCCAGACGGGTGAGGATCTCGCCCGTCACTACGCCTCGGCCGATATCCTGCTTTTCCCGAGCGAGACCGAGACCTTTGGCAATGTCCTCCTCGAAGGCATGGCATCCGGCTTGGTGACGGTCAGCTACGACTACGCCGCTTCCGGCAAGTACGTCGCTCATGGTATCAACGGCCTGAAGGCACCCAAGGGGAACTCGACCGAGTATGCCGAACTCGCCAACGACGCTCTCCGGCGTTTGCAGGGCGAGATGCGCGAGCAGGCGCGGGCTTCGGTCGCTCCGCTGGGCTGGGGCCGCGTGATCGACGTCTTCGAATCGAAACTGAACGAGGTCTCCGACGCTGCCGGGCGCGGTCCCTCAAGCCACCAGTTGAAGAAGAAGTGTGAGCCCCGGAGCTACCGCACGATCTTCCTCTCGGATATCCACCTGGGAACGTCGGACAGCAAGGTCCACGAGGTGACCGATTTCCTGAAGCACACGACCTGCGAAAAGCTGGTGCTCAACGGAGATATCATCGACGGCTGGGCACTACGGCGCGGCTCGAAGTGGAAGAAGCGCCACAGCCGCTTCGTCCGCAAGGTGCTCAAGAAAATGGAACGGGAGGATACCGAGATCATCTACTGTCGCGGCAACCACGATGACATCCTCGACCGATTTCTTCCGCTGGCATTCGGACGGATCAGGTTTGTGAAGGAACACATTCACGAGTCCGCCGACAACAGGCGCTACCTCGTGGTGCACGGCGACGGATTCGACAGCGTCTCGACCAACCACAAGTGGCTCGCGTGGCTGGGTGCGATGGGTTACGACTCGTTGCTCGTCATCAATCGCCTCTACAACCGTTTCCGGGCGTGGCGCGGGAAGGAGTATTTCTCCCTCAGCAAGAAGGTGAAGGCCAAGGTGAAGTCGGCGGTGAGCTTCGTCGACAACTACGAGCACCAGCTCCAGGAATTCGCCCGCAAGCGGAAGTGCGACGGGATCATCTGCGGTCACATTCACACGCCGGAGGACAAGCTGGTGAATGACATCCGTTATCTGAACTCCGGCGACTGGGTCGAGAGCCTCACCGCGATTGTCGAACACCACGACGGCCGGATGGAGTTGATCCAGTACGACAACTTCATCGAAGAGTTGGCGAAGGAATTCCGATGCCTGGAGCCGGTTCGGCGTTCCAAGTCCGAAACCCCGGTGGATCTCCCGGCCTGA
- a CDS encoding putative glycoside hydrolase: MTLPRPFALLLCTLPLLAGETPRPTFSWDRVPVYQMFGSNTRLLTDEEVEHISDTTDFLCIEKQHGARLLRGSDRGAAHEFARFKRNNPDATCLFYFNSAFAYPFASGSRSLRKGNVPPHLERFLIRDPKTGELADRGNVLYFDVLNPGLRKWWSSEVGRYIRETGADGLFVDQMHGFSHLRPREKRPDVRTAQAEMMRMAKEAIGPDKILLLNNGAHIPELFAIGDAFMFEHYSTDLLTKEAILRDWNLMRRIADAGKSSVWRIGVEVGHKEDGKKLTDSEYQQLARQRLPYYLAAFLAGACEYSYFQYGWGWGLETGPLMDYPEMKKPLGKPLGERRRPDPHSWVFLREFEHASVRVDLEKKEGSVTWK, from the coding sequence GTGACCCTACCAAGACCATTCGCCCTGCTCCTCTGCACCCTTCCCCTGCTCGCAGGGGAAACCCCACGGCCGACTTTTTCGTGGGACCGGGTGCCGGTCTACCAGATGTTCGGAAGCAACACCCGGCTCCTGACGGACGAGGAGGTCGAGCACATTTCGGACACAACAGACTTCCTGTGCATCGAGAAGCAGCATGGAGCCCGATTGCTCCGCGGCTCCGATCGAGGAGCTGCTCATGAGTTCGCGAGATTCAAAAGAAACAATCCCGACGCAACCTGCCTGTTCTACTTCAACTCCGCCTTCGCCTACCCGTTTGCAAGCGGCTCACGGAGCCTGCGGAAGGGAAATGTTCCTCCCCACCTTGAGCGTTTCCTGATCCGCGACCCCAAGACCGGTGAACTCGCCGATCGGGGCAATGTGCTCTACTTCGACGTACTGAACCCGGGGTTGCGCAAGTGGTGGTCGTCGGAGGTCGGCCGATACATACGGGAAACGGGAGCCGACGGTCTGTTCGTGGATCAGATGCATGGCTTCTCCCATCTGCGCCCTCGAGAGAAGCGTCCCGACGTCCGGACCGCGCAGGCCGAGATGATGCGCATGGCGAAAGAGGCGATCGGTCCGGACAAGATCCTGCTGCTCAACAACGGCGCGCACATCCCGGAGCTGTTCGCGATCGGCGACGCGTTCATGTTCGAGCACTACTCGACCGATCTCCTGACCAAGGAAGCAATCCTGCGCGACTGGAACCTGATGCGACGTATCGCGGACGCGGGCAAGAGTTCGGTTTGGAGAATCGGCGTCGAGGTCGGACACAAGGAGGACGGGAAGAAGCTCACCGACTCGGAATACCAGCAACTCGCGCGACAACGTCTCCCCTACTACCTCGCGGCCTTCCTCGCGGGGGCCTGCGAATACTCCTACTTCCAGTATGGATGGGGCTGGGGCCTCGAAACGGGCCCACTGATGGACTACCCGGAAATGAAGAAGCCGCTCGGCAAGCCGCTCGGAGAACGTCGTCGTCCGGACCCGCACAGCTGGGTCTTCCTCCGCGAGTTCGAGCACGCCAGCGTGCGCGTCGATCTGGAGAAAAAGGAAGGCTCGGTGACTTGGAAGTGA